Part of the Actinomycetota bacterium genome, GTGCGGTGCGGACGTGCGCCGTCCGGGCATGGAGATGCGCCGCCCTCTCCATCGCTGCCAGTCGGTCCCGGGTTGCGTCGAGCTCGGCATGCGTGCGCTCGAGCTCGCGCTGGAGCTCGAGGATCCGCATCACACCGGCGAGGTTCACGCCCTCCTCCTGCGTCAGGTGCTGGATGAAGCGCAGCCTCTCGATGTCGGCGTCCGAGTAGAGCCGAGTGTTGCCGCCGGAACGCTGCGGGGAGACGAGCTCCTTGCGCTCGTAGATGCGTAGCGTCTGCGGGTGTACGCCCGTGAGTTCGGCGGCCACGCTGATCATGTAGAGCGGTCTGTCTCTGCCCGTGCGCTTCATCGCGTAAGCCTTCCTTCGCCTCGCAAGCACCCGCTAGCGGATATGTGCTCTCACGTCTTGGTCCGATTCCGCCGAGAAGGCCTCGAGCGCCTCACGCTGTGCGTCCGTGAGTGACTCCGGGACCACGATTCTGGCGCGCACCTTGAGGTCTCCGGCACCCCCGCCCTTGAGCTTGGGGGCACCTTTGCCGCGCACGCGCATGACCTTGCCGCTCGCGGTGCCGCTCGGGATCTTGAGCTTCACCTTCGTTCCGTCGGGGGCCGGCACGGTGACCTCTGCCCCCAGCGCCGCCTCGGCGAACGTAATCGGCAGGTCGAACGTCAC contains:
- a CDS encoding MerR family transcriptional regulator, with amino-acid sequence MKRTGRDRPLYMISVAAELTGVHPQTLRIYERKELVSPQRSGGNTRLYSDADIERLRFIQHLTQEEGVNLAGVMRILELQRELERTHAELDATRDRLAAMERAAHLHARTAHVRTA